CCGCTCCTGCCCCCACTCTTGCGCTGTCCCACATACCTGGCCGCGCTTTCACGATACAGCGGTGATCGCCCCAGTGAAGGCCATCGGGAGAAGAAGCGATCCAGATATAATTGCCGCCAATATCCACGCTGCTCGGACGATGCAGCATGTAGAACTTACCGTTGATCCGCTCTTCAAAAATGGCAACGTCTTTGTTATGCGGTGGCAGGATCATGCCATGCGATTTGAAATGCTTCCAGTCGGTAGTGGTGCGGAGACCAACTCCAACCCCGTTCTCACTCACAGCAGTAAACGTCAGGTAGTATCTTCCATCGAGCATGGTTACCCGGCAATCTTCGATCCCGAATGCCTGTAAGATGCCTTCACCGATCAGTTTGGGGTAATGCTCAGGCTCGTAAAAATTGATACCATCTTCACTGCACACCAGTCTCAGGTGACTGAGTGTAGTAAGATAATCGGTCCCTTTGTAGTTGATCACGCGGGCATCGGAAGCATCCAGCTCAGGATCATTTTTAGGAATTTCCATAATGCGAATGCCCGTTTCCGTTAGAATAGGAAAAGAGATGATCCCTTCCTGCTGCTGCGGCCTTTCTGCCACGCGCACGATCAGCCAGGTTTTGTTATTGTATTTGAACACGCCCGGATTCAGCAGGCAGGCCACTTCCAGGCCAGGATGACTGGGCGGGATATCGCCGGGTACCAATAATGGATTCTGAGGGAAACGTTTTGCCAGATCTTTCATACACTTGGGTTGTTCCGGCAGTTGCGGGAAGCAACTGCCGGACATTGGTTACTGATCGACTGATTAATAATCATTTTGGGTGATGGTGCCGCCTGCCCTGTCTATCTCACTCTGCGGAATGGGATACAGATAATGTTTGTCCTGAAAATTCCTGCCCATTGCGTTGAGTACATCTTTGGCAATTTTCCATCTTTTCAGATCATTGAAACGCTGGTTCTCAAATCCAAGCTCCACGCGTCTTTCATGACGCAACCAGGTATTGATCTGTGCTTTATCCGTAACAGCTTCGCTGCGTGCAGGCAATGTTCCTGCGGGAATAACAGAACCATCAGCGGTAACAGTGGTTCTTGCGCGTTCGCGTATCCTGTTGATGATCTTGATCGCTTCGAGCGGATTAGTGCTCTCGTTATAAGCTTCCGCTTTCCATAGCAATACATCTGCAAACCTGATATATAACTTGTTATTAGGCGCATCTTCATTGCCCTTATTGGTATTATCCAAAGTGCCTAATAATTTGTAGGGAGCTTGTTGGGCTACATTCACTGTGTATAGTTTGCGGGGATCGTTCGCTTCAAATTCATTCAGGAAATTGGTAGTTGGAGCAATGAATCCCCATCCGATAAGTGCTGTAAAGCCATTACCATTCCTGGGTAATTGTCCTGTTTTGTGATCGAATGCAAAGATCACTTCCTTATCTGCATACTCTTTGGTTTGATCGAAACTGTCGAAATAATTATCGTTCAGATCATAGAAACCAAGTGTTTCCAGGTCATTCACCAGTGTAATTACATCGCTCCATTTTTGATTGTACAGCGCTACTTTAGCCTGCAGAGCAATTACTGCACCTTTGGATACGCGCCATTTATCATTATTGTCGGAGAATTTGGTTGCAGGCAAATAGTCTCTTGCTTCTGTAAGGTCTGTACTGATTTGCTTCCACACTTCTTCTACCGGCGCTCTCTTAGCCAGTTCATAGGCTTGTTCAAAATTCTCCAGGGGTTGGGTAAGGAGAGGCACAGCTCCATAATTATTCACCAGGTCAAAATAATAAAAGGCGCGCAGGAAGAGCACTTCAGCCAGCCAGCGTTTGCGTGTAACTTCGTCCAGTCCTACTTTTCCGGGAATCTCGGGATCTTTGAGATAGGCAATGGCCTGGTTGACGCGTGCAATGCCTTCATAGTTGATCAGCCATTGACCGATAAAGGCCGGCCCCTCAGGCGTAAAACTAAAATTGGCCACTTCATCCATCCAGGCCTGGTCTCCATCCAGGTTGTATTTCCGCTGCATATCGCCGGCAGCAATATCCTGTAATATGAAATCGTTGCGCACTACCAGTCCCCTGTTCCAGGCCCAGTTACCGATCACGTTCAATCGAGTGCTGAGCAGCTGGTAACTGAAATTCACCGCAGAGCTGAGTGTACCGATCTTTGGATCGAAATCAACCTGCTCTGGCGTGATCCTTCCCACAGGATCTTCATACAAATATTTCTTACAACCGATACTGCCGGTGAGTAACAAAGAAGCAGCGATAATATGAATAGGTTTCATGATGTTCGATTTTAGCACTGATTAGAAATTGATGTTTACACCAAAGAGAATGGCCCTTGAAAGCGGATAGGTTCCCATGTCCAGCATATCTGTGGATTCAGGATCGAGGCCGGTGTAATCGGTGATGGTAAATACATTCTGAGCAGAAACATACACTCTCAGGTTCTGGATCCCGGGCGCCATTCTTTTCAAAACATTTTTGAATGAATAGCCCAGTTCGATGTTCTTGAGACGCAGGTAGGAGGCATCTTCCACGAAAATGCTGCTGACCCTGCTGCTGCCATTGTCCTTTGTGGTAGCAATAGGAATGGAATTGCTGGTTCCCTCTCCATGCCATGAACCCAGTGTGCGGGTACTATGGTTGAATGGACGTGTATCGTAATCAGTGATCTTCTTAAGGTCATTGTATTTATCTACATCCTGAACGCCCTGGAAGAGAATGTTCAGATCGAAGCCTTTGTAGCTACCGGTAAGGGTCAGGCCATAAGTATATTTCGGATTCGGATTGCCGATGAAAGTTCGGTCGGAGCTATTGATCACGCCATCATTGTTCCTGTCCTCAAATTTGATATAACCCGGAAGCGGTTTGATATTACCAGGTGTATTGGGAAGATGTTTATCGATCTCCGCCTGGTTCTGATAGATACCGATCATATTGTAACCGTAGAAAGCACCAAGAGGCTGGCCGACGGTAGTTCTGTAAACATCACCCGCAATGATCGGCATGTTGGCATGCAGATGGTCTACATTGTTTTTGATGGTGGCAAAGTTGGCATTGATGCCGTATTTGAATTCGCCGGTAGTGTTCCTGTAACCGAGCGCAATTTCAAAACCTTTATTGCTTACATCGCCTGCATTCACACTGGTAGCTTCCAATGTACCATAGATCTCCGGCAGGGAAAGCGGCAGCAGGATATCGGAAGTTTTCTTCACGAAATAGTCTATACTCAATGTCAGCTTGTTCCTCAGTAAAGCGAGG
This portion of the Pseudobacter ginsenosidimutans genome encodes:
- a CDS encoding RagB/SusD family nutrient uptake outer membrane protein, producing MKPIHIIAASLLLTGSIGCKKYLYEDPVGRITPEQVDFDPKIGTLSSAVNFSYQLLSTRLNVIGNWAWNRGLVVRNDFILQDIAAGDMQRKYNLDGDQAWMDEVANFSFTPEGPAFIGQWLINYEGIARVNQAIAYLKDPEIPGKVGLDEVTRKRWLAEVLFLRAFYYFDLVNNYGAVPLLTQPLENFEQAYELAKRAPVEEVWKQISTDLTEARDYLPATKFSDNNDKWRVSKGAVIALQAKVALYNQKWSDVITLVNDLETLGFYDLNDNYFDSFDQTKEYADKEVIFAFDHKTGQLPRNGNGFTALIGWGFIAPTTNFLNEFEANDPRKLYTVNVAQQAPYKLLGTLDNTNKGNEDAPNNKLYIRFADVLLWKAEAYNESTNPLEAIKIINRIRERARTTVTADGSVIPAGTLPARSEAVTDKAQINTWLRHERRVELGFENQRFNDLKRWKIAKDVLNAMGRNFQDKHYLYPIPQSEIDRAGGTITQNDY
- a CDS encoding glycoside hydrolase family 130 protein yields the protein MKDLAKRFPQNPLLVPGDIPPSHPGLEVACLLNPGVFKYNNKTWLIVRVAERPQQQEGIISFPILTETGIRIMEIPKNDPELDASDARVINYKGTDYLTTLSHLRLVCSEDGINFYEPEHYPKLIGEGILQAFGIEDCRVTMLDGRYYLTFTAVSENGVGVGLRTTTDWKHFKSHGMILPPHNKDVAIFEERINGKFYMLHRPSSVDIGGNYIWIASSPDGLHWGDHRCIVKARPGMWDSARVGAGAAPIKTEKGWLEIYHGANEKHQYCLGAFLLDLEDPTRVIARTEEPIMVPTASYELSGFFGHVVFTNGHLVKDDGDTITVYYGAADEFVCAADFSIHEIVSLLK